In a single window of the Natronorubrum halophilum genome:
- a CDS encoding D-2-hydroxyacid dehydrogenase: MTVVVTPYVFEQGGPLLVDEIRQRRPDIDLERSDEEGVLEAVADAEIVVTGRLPEDVLAAADDLRWVQALSAGTDAYDHDALAERGVALTTVSGIHARPVAQQVMGYLFHFERRFDRAIAQRRNREWERYVAGELGDRTVGIVGVGAIGSQIAEYCTAFGARTVGVKRDPTDAPATLDAVYGPADLERVLAKSDYLVLACPLTDETRGLIDADALATVSDESVLVNISRGGVVDQRALEVALETDELRGAALDVFEEEPLPEDSPLWDHDNVLVTPHVAGATPHYWRRCADVFVRNYDRFFEGADLENRVV, encoded by the coding sequence ATGACCGTTGTCGTAACGCCGTACGTTTTCGAGCAGGGCGGGCCGCTTCTGGTCGACGAGATTCGCCAGCGCCGTCCCGACATCGACCTCGAGCGCTCCGACGAGGAGGGCGTTCTCGAGGCGGTCGCCGACGCCGAAATCGTCGTGACCGGCAGACTCCCGGAGGACGTGCTGGCCGCCGCCGACGACCTGCGCTGGGTACAAGCGCTCAGCGCGGGAACGGACGCCTACGATCACGACGCGCTCGCCGAGCGCGGTGTGGCGCTAACGACCGTATCGGGCATCCACGCACGGCCGGTCGCCCAGCAGGTGATGGGATATCTGTTTCACTTCGAACGGCGGTTCGATCGCGCGATCGCCCAACGACGCAACCGAGAGTGGGAGCGCTACGTCGCCGGCGAACTCGGCGACCGGACGGTCGGCATCGTCGGCGTCGGTGCCATCGGCTCGCAGATCGCCGAATACTGCACCGCGTTCGGTGCCCGAACCGTCGGCGTCAAACGCGATCCGACCGATGCGCCGGCGACGCTGGACGCCGTCTACGGACCCGCGGATCTCGAGCGCGTTCTCGCTAAGAGCGATTACCTCGTACTCGCCTGTCCGTTGACCGACGAGACGCGGGGGTTGATCGACGCCGATGCGCTGGCGACAGTGTCCGATGAGTCGGTTCTCGTCAATATTTCACGTGGTGGCGTCGTCGACCAGCGAGCACTCGAGGTGGCGCTCGAGACAGACGAACTCCGCGGTGCTGCGCTGGACGTTTTCGAGGAGGAACCGCTCCCCGAGGACTCGCCGCTGTGGGATCACGACAACGTGCTCGTGACTCCCCACGTCGCCGGGGCGACGCCGCACTACTGGAGGCGGTGTGCCGACGTCTTCGTCCGGAACTACGATCGGTTTTTCGAGGGCGCGGACCTCGAGAACCGGGTCGTCTGA
- a CDS encoding ABC transporter ATP-binding protein has product MPDIEIQNLTKVYEESGNEIVAVDDVNLTIADGEFVTLVGPSGCGKTTTLRCVAGLNTPTSGKIHFGDRDVTETPVQERNIALLFQDIALYPHMSVQENMAYGLKIVGFSREERIARVREASELLQITDQLEKMPSELSGGQQQRVALGRSLVRDPEVFLFDEPMSDLDAKLKAELRPVIEKVTDEIGCPTLYVTHDQEEAMTMSDRVAVINDGKLAQVAPPKEIYDEPRSEFVSQFIGQPSTQFFDGNVRAVNGTAELVVGSYEYEFGREGLEGWDGDDIRVGLRPQYITVSDDSEAGIPARHLLDEPLGDATHSFFETEFGEVVVVTGPDFEGNGEAYGLVFQSEYIRLFDADTGVRIA; this is encoded by the coding sequence ATGCCAGACATCGAGATCCAGAACCTGACTAAAGTGTACGAGGAATCGGGTAACGAAATCGTTGCAGTCGACGACGTGAACCTGACCATCGCCGACGGCGAGTTCGTGACGCTGGTGGGACCTTCGGGCTGCGGAAAGACGACGACGCTTCGGTGCGTCGCAGGGCTGAACACGCCGACGAGCGGCAAGATCCACTTCGGCGACCGCGACGTAACGGAGACGCCGGTTCAGGAGCGCAACATCGCGTTGCTCTTTCAGGACATCGCGCTCTACCCTCACATGAGCGTCCAGGAGAACATGGCTTACGGCCTCAAGATCGTCGGGTTCTCGCGAGAGGAGCGCATCGCCCGCGTCCGAGAGGCTTCGGAGTTGCTCCAGATAACCGACCAACTCGAGAAGATGCCCTCCGAGCTCTCCGGCGGGCAACAACAGCGCGTCGCGCTCGGCCGCTCGCTCGTGCGCGATCCGGAGGTCTTCCTGTTCGACGAACCCATGTCGGATCTGGACGCCAAGCTCAAGGCCGAGCTACGGCCGGTCATCGAGAAGGTGACCGACGAGATCGGCTGTCCAACGCTGTACGTGACCCACGACCAGGAGGAGGCGATGACGATGTCCGACCGCGTTGCGGTCATCAACGACGGCAAACTGGCCCAGGTCGCCCCGCCGAAGGAGATTTACGACGAGCCGCGCTCGGAGTTCGTCAGCCAGTTCATCGGCCAGCCGTCGACGCAGTTCTTCGACGGGAACGTGAGGGCCGTCAACGGGACCGCCGAGCTGGTGGTCGGTAGTTACGAGTACGAGTTCGGCCGCGAGGGCCTCGAAGGGTGGGACGGCGACGACATCCGCGTCGGCCTCCGACCGCAGTACATCACCGTCAGCGACGACTCCGAGGCGGGTATCCCGGCGAGGCACCTGCTGGACGAGCCCCTGGGCGACGCGACCCACAGCTTCTTCGAGACGGAGTTCGGCGAGGTCGTCGTCGTCACCGGCCCGGACTTCGAGGGCAACGGCGAAGCGTACGGGCTCGTCTTTCAGTCCGAGTACATTCGGCTGTTCGACGCCGACACCGGCGTCAGGATCGCCTAA
- a CDS encoding MBL fold metallo-hydrolase has product MSDPTDRAAGPLPVQITRLDFDIEWPPKHAAAYVIETPDPIVIDTGNPDERAETTIRDGLAVQGYELGDVNAAVVTHPHSDHIGQVPLLREAGATVYAPSAVLEQLERDPDDLANGVRDIGVSAGYRGEAIEREIERAQDSLRRNRQLLEPTDAVGFEFGDSFEAAGLEFEPVHTPGHQIHHASLAVTVGDQRILFSGDALIEPFRPGAIHVGIDYGAYEAVDAFHEAMDRLEGRSFDRVFPGHGPVFTDSERAIEHTRNELQSLTADTLEAVVTIGPATPMELTRNRVGEVRHPAQLLDTLGALGTLERRERIEYVEHDGVREYAARKASL; this is encoded by the coding sequence CCAAACACGCCGCCGCGTACGTGATTGAAACCCCGGATCCGATCGTCATCGACACCGGAAACCCCGACGAACGAGCCGAGACGACGATCCGGGACGGGCTGGCAGTGCAGGGGTACGAACTGGGTGATGTCAACGCAGCCGTCGTCACCCACCCACACAGCGACCACATCGGGCAGGTGCCGCTGCTTCGCGAGGCCGGTGCGACGGTGTACGCACCGTCGGCGGTGCTCGAACAACTCGAGCGCGATCCGGACGACCTAGCCAACGGCGTCCGCGACATCGGTGTGTCCGCGGGCTACCGAGGCGAAGCGATCGAACGCGAGATCGAACGCGCGCAGGACTCGCTGCGCCGAAACCGGCAACTGCTCGAACCGACCGACGCCGTCGGCTTCGAGTTCGGCGACTCGTTCGAAGCCGCAGGGCTCGAGTTCGAACCCGTCCACACGCCGGGCCATCAGATCCACCACGCCAGCCTCGCGGTGACGGTCGGCGATCAGCGGATCCTCTTCAGCGGCGACGCGCTCATCGAACCGTTTCGGCCCGGAGCGATCCACGTCGGGATCGACTACGGTGCCTACGAGGCCGTAGACGCGTTCCACGAGGCGATGGACCGACTCGAGGGCCGCTCGTTCGATCGCGTGTTTCCGGGTCACGGCCCCGTCTTTACGGACTCCGAGCGGGCCATCGAGCACACGCGCAACGAACTCCAGTCCCTCACGGCTGACACGCTCGAGGCCGTCGTGACTATCGGCCCCGCGACACCGATGGAACTCACCCGCAATCGAGTCGGTGAGGTTCGGCATCCGGCACAGCTTCTCGATACGTTGGGCGCGCTCGGGACGTTAGAACGACGAGAGCGGATCGAGTACGTGGAGCACGACGGCGTCCGGGAGTACGCCGCCAGAAAGGCATCACTGTGA
- a CDS encoding carbohydrate ABC transporter permease, with amino-acid sequence MAGEPRESFRPRTAYIPWDELPIQRETVVGIGTVLPVVILYLLIAVLPIAFAFWASLHDIHTLNPEWEWVGLDNYYEVLNITTFWGSLWRGLVYMVGSTLIQLTVGLWMAVVLNRITRGQKLLTAVVFTAYLIPTIIVSLVALRVFDPAGGVFQMMGAEWFGLWGAREAPLGSREWAMPFLILIGSWKFSVFVTIFTLAQLRAIPDRFYEAAKVCGANRWQMFRDITLPRLVGIILVVVLLRSIFMFNKFDIIWQLTQGGPGNSTTTLPVLAYKTVYTNQAYGLANAIAIVMFLFLLAGAIGYFMIFNPSEEVETTA; translated from the coding sequence ATGGCCGGTGAACCTAGAGAATCGTTTCGACCTCGCACGGCGTACATCCCGTGGGACGAGTTGCCCATACAACGAGAGACCGTCGTCGGGATCGGGACCGTTCTCCCCGTCGTCATACTGTACTTACTCATCGCGGTGCTCCCCATCGCCTTCGCGTTCTGGGCGTCGTTACACGACATCCACACGCTCAATCCGGAGTGGGAGTGGGTCGGCCTCGACAACTACTACGAGGTCCTGAACATCACCACGTTCTGGGGGTCGCTGTGGCGGGGACTCGTCTACATGGTCGGCAGCACGCTCATTCAGCTCACCGTCGGCCTCTGGATGGCGGTCGTACTCAACCGCATCACCCGCGGACAGAAGCTCTTGACTGCGGTGGTCTTTACGGCCTACCTGATCCCGACGATCATCGTCTCGCTGGTGGCGCTACGAGTGTTCGACCCGGCTGGTGGCGTGTTCCAGATGATGGGTGCCGAGTGGTTCGGCCTGTGGGGCGCTCGCGAGGCCCCGCTGGGGTCCCGGGAGTGGGCCATGCCGTTTTTGATCCTGATCGGCAGCTGGAAGTTCAGCGTCTTCGTCACCATCTTCACGCTCGCACAGCTGCGCGCGATTCCCGATCGATTCTACGAGGCGGCAAAGGTGTGCGGTGCGAACCGATGGCAGATGTTCCGGGACATCACGCTCCCGCGTCTCGTCGGGATCATCCTGGTCGTCGTCCTGCTCCGGTCGATCTTCATGTTCAACAAGTTCGATATCATCTGGCAGCTCACGCAGGGCGGCCCCGGTAACTCGACGACCACGCTCCCAGTACTGGCCTACAAGACCGTCTACACCAATCAAGCCTACGGGCTCGCCAACGCGATCGCCATCGTCATGTTCCTGTTCCTGCTCGCGGGGGCGATCGGCTACTTCATGATCTTCAACCCGAGCGAGGAGGTGGAAACGACAGCATGA
- a CDS encoding ABC transporter substrate-binding protein, whose product MTRNAIGRRRVLTGTGVGIATAIAGCIGGGGGSDEDVHFITDYYNDQWESLWGELESEFEDETDASMNIEEGGMSGTQEGRLARLIQAGDPPDANTSTFDQVADIWETGQLETVNDVVGSIEEVNGEINTDAFLGEGDDIYQIPHGLYVSNFQYRADVYEELGLEEPETFQDVLDNARVIDESDVDTRGYGLAGMPTGKSQDEFLVLLASAGVSGIGLRWKDSEAREELEVHFPEEEVTTVLQYMKDLSEYSPDPTGIGWSESLSQWVQGQYAQCYHLNAWPVGVTALTAEAQDSDPLRGLAEATQVKAYPTWDGIDTDENWLSAPAPDGYHIFSGGDNTADATEWFEWLYADSMERTVQFYEADPGRFLPTYADVLASDAFQNQGIFQAHPHLLEKLQYCQDEIWGNHYGSVDEANISSPESLYMQRQWFYGEMVNNVVTDSMTVDEAYEWGLGRLEEEFANAQEQFG is encoded by the coding sequence ATGACACGGAATGCTATCGGCAGACGACGGGTACTCACGGGAACCGGTGTGGGAATTGCGACGGCGATAGCGGGCTGTATCGGCGGTGGCGGCGGTAGTGACGAGGACGTCCACTTCATCACGGATTACTACAACGACCAGTGGGAGTCCCTCTGGGGAGAGCTCGAGTCGGAGTTCGAGGACGAGACCGACGCCAGCATGAACATCGAAGAGGGCGGGATGTCCGGCACGCAGGAAGGTCGTCTCGCTCGGCTGATCCAGGCGGGCGACCCGCCGGATGCGAACACCTCGACGTTCGATCAGGTGGCCGACATCTGGGAAACCGGCCAACTCGAAACCGTCAACGACGTCGTCGGGTCGATCGAGGAGGTCAACGGAGAGATCAATACCGACGCCTTCCTCGGTGAGGGGGACGATATTTACCAGATCCCCCACGGGCTCTACGTCTCGAACTTCCAGTATCGGGCGGACGTCTACGAGGAGCTCGGGCTGGAGGAACCGGAAACGTTCCAGGACGTTCTCGACAACGCCCGGGTTATCGACGAGTCGGACGTCGATACGCGAGGGTATGGCCTAGCCGGGATGCCGACGGGCAAGAGCCAGGACGAATTCCTGGTCCTCCTCGCGAGTGCCGGCGTCTCCGGCATCGGTCTCCGCTGGAAGGACTCGGAGGCGCGCGAAGAACTCGAGGTTCACTTCCCCGAAGAGGAGGTGACGACGGTTCTGCAGTACATGAAAGATCTCTCCGAGTACTCGCCCGACCCGACCGGCATCGGCTGGTCCGAGTCGCTCAGCCAGTGGGTACAGGGCCAGTACGCCCAGTGTTATCACCTCAACGCCTGGCCGGTCGGCGTCACCGCGCTCACGGCCGAGGCCCAGGACAGCGATCCCCTGCGCGGGCTAGCCGAAGCTACTCAGGTCAAGGCGTACCCGACCTGGGACGGGATCGACACGGACGAGAACTGGCTGAGCGCCCCGGCCCCGGACGGCTACCACATCTTCTCGGGCGGCGACAACACGGCGGATGCCACGGAGTGGTTCGAGTGGCTCTACGCCGACAGCATGGAGCGGACCGTGCAATTCTACGAGGCGGATCCGGGTCGGTTCCTGCCGACCTACGCCGACGTGCTGGCGTCCGACGCGTTTCAGAATCAGGGCATCTTCCAGGCCCATCCCCACCTGCTCGAGAAGCTTCAGTACTGCCAGGACGAGATCTGGGGCAACCACTACGGCAGCGTCGACGAGGCCAACATCTCCTCGCCCGAGTCGCTGTACATGCAACGCCAGTGGTTCTACGGCGAGATGGTCAACAACGTGGTCACCGATTCGATGACCGTGGACGAAGCCTACGAGTGGGGACTCGGTCGGCTCGAGGAAGAGTTTGCGAACGCCCAGGAGCAGTTCGGATAG
- a CDS encoding carbohydrate ABC transporter permease produces MSQNDPPGGLFGLSYDGETRVFERLKLVSTAIIVLVGAWPIYWMTQLAFTEYRVVEDGVTVFPTPEIFTFGNFTVLTDPRMYTYMFNTVVVAIGTIVTVVIVSLIAGYGLARLNFPYKEHFARILLIGYLFSPIVIGIPLYQIWRSIGLLGTRVGLIIALSAVSMPFAVWLMWKYIMTIPEAHEEAAWVDGASRWRGFRDVVIPQCRPAIIAAALFAFALAWNDFTFAQILLPSTDTTTFAPGILRAMGQAQFLPDAYLMAISLAMTLPPLLFAYFMQSYLLKGFQVRAL; encoded by the coding sequence ATGAGCCAGAACGACCCACCGGGCGGCCTGTTCGGCCTCTCCTACGACGGTGAAACTCGAGTTTTCGAGCGGCTAAAGCTCGTCAGCACCGCGATCATCGTGCTCGTCGGTGCCTGGCCGATCTACTGGATGACCCAGCTCGCTTTCACCGAGTACAGGGTCGTCGAGGACGGCGTTACCGTCTTCCCCACCCCCGAAATATTCACGTTCGGTAATTTCACGGTGCTAACAGACCCGCGGATGTACACCTACATGTTCAATACGGTCGTGGTGGCCATCGGCACCATCGTGACGGTCGTCATCGTTTCGCTGATCGCCGGCTATGGCCTCGCGCGACTGAACTTCCCGTACAAGGAACACTTCGCGCGGATCCTCCTGATCGGGTATCTGTTCAGTCCCATCGTCATCGGCATTCCGCTCTACCAGATCTGGCGGTCCATCGGGTTGCTCGGAACCCGCGTCGGGCTCATTATCGCACTATCGGCCGTCTCGATGCCCTTCGCGGTGTGGCTGATGTGGAAGTACATTATGACGATCCCAGAGGCCCACGAGGAAGCCGCGTGGGTCGACGGAGCCTCGCGCTGGCGGGGCTTTCGCGACGTCGTCATACCCCAGTGCCGGCCGGCGATCATCGCCGCGGCCCTGTTCGCCTTCGCACTCGCCTGGAACGACTTTACGTTCGCACAGATTCTCCTGCCGTCGACCGACACCACGACGTTTGCACCCGGCATCCTCCGGGCGATGGGACAGGCCCAGTTCCTGCCGGACGCCTACCTGATGGCGATCTCGCTGGCCATGACGCTGCCACCGCTGCTGTTCGCCTACTTCATGCAGAGCTACCTGCTGAAGGGGTTCCAGGTCAGAGCCCTCTGA